AGATTTAATTTTTGCCCCACCCGCATTTTTTTGTTTTTCTGCCGACCCGCAATTGGCACATTTGGTTTTGCCTGACACACAAGCCAACGCTTCGCAAAACCAAAAGAGCCAATTCTTGCCTACACACTTTTTTGTTAAGTTTAAACCAAATAATTCAAAATAAATATGACACAAATCGAAGACATCGGTGAAGTAACCGAAAGCAGAACATTCCATCAACTTGGAATTTTAGTCCTTGACGGTAGCGGCTCTATGCAAGCTATCGGGGATGGAAACATTACTTTGGCTGACAGCGTGAACAGAGCCGTTAGAGAGTTTTTGGGCTATTTTAAAAATAGTTCAATTGCAAACAATTTTTCGTTTGCCGTAATCACTTTTGACAACAATGCTAAAGTTCATACGCCAATTACAGAACTTACAAAAGTTGATGATTTTGGCGACTACAATCCGATGAACGGACACGGTGGCGGAACTTTCATTGGCAGAGCATTAGAAGAAGCCGAGAAATTGGCAAGCCAATTTCTAAACAGCCCCGAAGCATCAAGTATTCCTCACGATGTAAGAGTAATAGTGATGTCTGACGGACTTTGCCAAGCCCCCGACCTTACGAAAACTGTAGCTGACAGGCTAAAACAAAATGACAAGATAATGCTTTGCAGTTCGTTGTTCACACAAGCGGCAAGAGCAGGTGAAACAGAAACAAGCGAAGCAAAAACAGTTCTTGCCGACATAGCAAGTGCAGCAAACCTTTACAAAACGACATACAAGGAAACAGACCTAAGACAGTTCTTTATTTCTTCTATGTCTGCTAAACGAAAATTTGGAAATGAAGGATGAGTTATATCAAAATCCAGTTATTGCCACAGCGACTATCACGAACAAGTCCGAAAATCAGGATTGCAAAGGCGAATTTGAGTGCGAGAACTTTAATGCAATGTTTGTTGCTGACGGTTTAGGCACTTTCAAATACGCAAAACAATCTTCCGAAAGGGTTATTGATTTTTTCAAAACACAAGCAAGTGATTTGAAAGACAACGCAGGAAAAAACCCGAAACCCAAGTTTATTGAAGCGTTTAAACAAGCAAAAGAAAAACTAATTGCCTTTGCAAACGAAAAGATAAACGAAGAAGATAAAAACGAGCAAAACTTATTCGGAACAACTGCAATAACCGTATTTGAAACAGAAGAAAAGATAACAGTCGCTTATGTTGGAAATGGTGCTATTTGGCATATTCGTGGAAATTTTAATGACTTTCCAGATGCTTATTTGTTTCCGTGGAATGCGGTAAACTATCTAAATCCGCATACAATTCCCGAAGGAGGGAAAGAAGCATTATACCGTCTAATTTCTAATAGTGCTGATTTTTCAGAATGTGTTCCGACTGTTTTTGAAATAGCAAAAGATAAAAGTGTAGGCGACATTTTTATGATTTGCACAGACGGAATTTATTCTCCCGACCAAATTAAAGCAGGAAAAAATGATAAAGGTGTTTGGGTTCGTTACGAGCCAACTATGTTGAAATTCTTTGAATACCTGAAACATTTTTTCAAGAACAACCAGCTTTACAACAAAGAAAGTGTTGAGCAAACAATAAATCTGTATTTAGAAAAACTAAAACCAACATTTGA
This Bacteroidia bacterium DNA region includes the following protein-coding sequences:
- a CDS encoding VWA domain-containing protein translates to MTQIEDIGEVTESRTFHQLGILVLDGSGSMQAIGDGNITLADSVNRAVREFLGYFKNSSIANNFSFAVITFDNNAKVHTPITELTKVDDFGDYNPMNGHGGGTFIGRALEEAEKLASQFLNSPEASSIPHDVRVIVMSDGLCQAPDLTKTVADRLKQNDKIMLCSSLFTQAARAGETETSEAKTVLADIASAANLYKTTYKETDLRQFFISSMSAKRKFGNEG
- a CDS encoding protein phosphatase 2C family protein, translating into MKDELYQNPVIATATITNKSENQDCKGEFECENFNAMFVADGLGTFKYAKQSSERVIDFFKTQASDLKDNAGKNPKPKFIEAFKQAKEKLIAFANEKINEEDKNEQNLFGTTAITVFETEEKITVAYVGNGAIWHIRGNFNDFPDAYLFPWNAVNYLNPHTIPEGGKEALYRLISNSADFSECVPTVFEIAKDKSVGDIFMICTDGIYSPDQIKAGKNDKGVWVRYEPTMLKFFEYLKHFFKNNQLYNKESVEQTINLYLEKLKPTFDDDATMGILITTEALNYQNQINWLKKDESNSGNEI